A single Brevundimonas sp. M20 DNA region contains:
- a CDS encoding aldo/keto reductase codes for MKHETEDRGSRPARRAVLGAMGLGVAALGAASVAAPAAAQAGRTQTHPAGPADRPPARTRSVPRTGQSLTTLGLGTFMTFDARPGDDRTRLREVFRRYVEGGGRVVDTSPLYGSAEVSVGAFLADTPSDELFVANKIWSTGEYAGDDSHAVASLEQSRLRTWRDTIDLMQCHALVNAGFVVPLLQAWKKEGRIRHVGVTHHESGQQDALAAFVERGDVDVVQTNYSIFDRAAERRLLPAAADQGVGVLINLPLEKARLMHVVQGRPLPDFAREFEASTWAQFFLKWVMGHPAVTTVLCGTSNPNHASDNVQAMYGPLPDAAMRRRMVAHMETLPGFSDIGRMPWYPGKDSQYQGLMRASQAAMRDRLTG; via the coding sequence ATGAAACATGAGACTGAAGACAGAGGTTCGCGACCCGCCCGGCGGGCTGTTCTGGGGGCGATGGGCCTGGGCGTCGCCGCCTTGGGCGCCGCCTCCGTCGCCGCGCCGGCGGCGGCCCAGGCCGGGCGCACGCAGACACACCCGGCTGGCCCCGCCGACCGGCCGCCGGCGCGCACCCGGTCCGTCCCGAGGACGGGTCAAAGCCTCACGACGCTGGGCCTCGGCACCTTCATGACCTTCGACGCCAGACCCGGGGACGACCGGACGCGCCTGCGCGAGGTGTTCCGTCGCTATGTCGAGGGCGGGGGGCGTGTCGTCGACACTTCGCCCCTCTACGGCTCCGCCGAGGTTTCAGTCGGCGCCTTCCTCGCGGATACCCCGTCGGATGAACTTTTCGTGGCGAACAAGATCTGGTCGACAGGGGAATACGCCGGCGACGACAGTCATGCCGTCGCCAGTCTCGAGCAGTCGAGGCTGCGCACCTGGCGAGACACCATCGATCTGATGCAGTGCCACGCCCTCGTGAACGCGGGGTTCGTCGTGCCCCTGCTCCAGGCCTGGAAGAAGGAGGGCCGCATCCGCCACGTCGGCGTCACCCACCACGAGAGCGGCCAGCAGGACGCCTTGGCCGCGTTCGTCGAACGGGGCGACGTCGACGTCGTCCAGACCAACTACTCCATCTTCGACAGGGCCGCGGAACGGCGTCTGTTGCCCGCCGCGGCGGATCAGGGCGTCGGCGTCCTCATCAATCTGCCGCTGGAGAAGGCCCGGCTGATGCATGTGGTGCAGGGGCGCCCCCTGCCCGACTTCGCCCGGGAGTTCGAGGCCTCCACCTGGGCGCAGTTCTTCCTCAAATGGGTGATGGGCCATCCGGCGGTCACCACCGTCCTGTGCGGCACCTCAAACCCGAACCACGCGAGCGACAACGTCCAGGCGATGTACGGCCCCTTGCCGGACGCGGCCATGCGGCGGCGGATGGTCGCGCACATGGAGACCCTCCCGGGCTTCTCCGACATCGGTCGAATGCCCTGGTATCCGGGCAAGGACAGCCAGTATCAGGGGCTGATGCGGGCCTCACAGGCTGCGATGCGGGATCGGTTGACGGGCTGA
- a CDS encoding SDR family oxidoreductase, which produces MTQWTTSDIPNQRGRTAVVTGPGGLGFEDALALARAGANVILAGRNPAKGEAAATAIRDAVPSAAVRFEFIDLSNLAAVNAFADRLKAQLDGLDLLINNAGVMTPPNRELTVDGFELQFGANHLAHFALTAWLMPLLKKGEDARMVSVSSIAARRGAIDFENLNAQRDYRPMPAYAQSKLACLMFALEFQRRSDAAGWGVSGIAAHPGISRTQLLYNTPGGHPHRRLRSALWFLFQPVARGALPTLYAATAHEAEGGGYYGPDGLAETRGHPAVARIPPAALDQAAAARLWEMSERLTGVQFEAQS; this is translated from the coding sequence ATGACCCAGTGGACCACCTCAGACATCCCCAACCAACGCGGTCGCACCGCCGTCGTCACAGGGCCGGGCGGGCTCGGTTTCGAGGACGCCCTCGCGCTCGCCAGAGCCGGCGCGAACGTCATCCTCGCCGGCCGCAATCCGGCCAAGGGTGAGGCCGCGGCAACCGCCATCCGCGACGCCGTCCCCTCGGCGGCGGTCCGGTTCGAGTTCATCGACCTTTCAAACCTCGCCGCCGTCAACGCTTTCGCAGACCGCCTCAAGGCCCAGCTCGACGGCCTGGACCTGCTGATCAACAACGCCGGGGTCATGACCCCGCCGAACCGGGAATTGACCGTCGACGGCTTCGAGCTTCAGTTCGGGGCCAACCACCTCGCCCACTTCGCCCTGACGGCCTGGCTTATGCCCCTGCTGAAGAAGGGGGAAGACGCGCGCATGGTCAGCGTGTCCAGCATCGCCGCGCGGCGGGGCGCCATCGATTTCGAGAATCTCAACGCCCAGCGCGACTATCGTCCGATGCCCGCCTACGCCCAGTCCAAACTGGCCTGTCTGATGTTCGCGCTGGAATTTCAGCGTCGCAGCGACGCGGCCGGCTGGGGCGTCTCGGGCATCGCCGCCCATCCGGGCATCTCGCGAACCCAGCTACTCTACAACACGCCCGGCGGGCATCCCCACCGGCGTCTGCGCAGCGCGCTCTGGTTCCTGTTCCAGCCCGTCGCCCGGGGCGCGCTGCCGACTCTCTACGCGGCGACGGCGCACGAGGCCGAAGGGGGCGGCTACTACGGCCCCGACGGCCTGGCCGAAACCCGGGGTCATCCCGCTGTCGCCCGCATTCCCCCGGCGGCGCTCGACCAGGCTGCGGCCGCCCGCCTCTGGGAGATGTCGGAACGTCTGACCGGGGTCCAGTTCGAGGCTCAATCATGA
- a CDS encoding AraC family transcriptional regulator has protein sequence MATELTSAIAEILDAEGVSNGAYDTPVPGLRLLRTHASVAPRHMHYRPSLCLVAQGRKEVLVGDTTITYGDMQSMIVTVEVPVLSQMKASAEEPYVGAVLELNPQIILEVATQLEAGGAPRGKPGSGLVVQNIDAHVAASILRLLDLVRHPQGVEILYPVVMREISYWLLTGPAGGNVARLAIPEGQPARITKAIQQMRESFDAPISVPDMARTAGMSASSFHQHFKMLTCMSPLQYQKHLRLLEARRLMMTDGEKAGNAALSVGYESVSQFSREFARMFGDSPRRQTRASEPRSARPGSEDHGAGIGAAMG, from the coding sequence ATGGCCACCGAACTCACCTCGGCGATTGCCGAAATCCTGGACGCCGAGGGTGTGAGCAACGGCGCCTATGACACGCCCGTACCCGGCCTTCGCCTGCTGCGCACCCACGCCTCCGTAGCGCCGCGTCACATGCACTACCGGCCGTCGCTGTGCCTCGTCGCCCAGGGTCGCAAGGAGGTGCTGGTCGGCGACACCACCATCACCTACGGCGACATGCAGTCGATGATCGTGACGGTCGAGGTTCCTGTCCTGAGCCAGATGAAGGCCTCGGCCGAGGAGCCCTATGTCGGCGCCGTGCTGGAGCTCAACCCGCAGATCATTCTGGAGGTCGCCACGCAGCTTGAGGCCGGCGGGGCCCCGCGAGGCAAGCCGGGATCCGGCCTGGTCGTCCAGAACATCGACGCCCATGTCGCGGCGTCCATCCTGCGTCTGCTCGACCTCGTCCGCCACCCGCAGGGCGTCGAGATCCTTTATCCGGTGGTCATGCGCGAGATTTCCTACTGGCTCCTGACCGGTCCGGCCGGCGGCAATGTGGCGCGCCTGGCGATCCCGGAGGGCCAGCCCGCGCGCATCACGAAGGCGATCCAGCAGATGCGTGAAAGCTTCGATGCGCCGATCAGCGTCCCGGACATGGCGAGGACAGCCGGCATGAGCGCCTCCTCCTTTCACCAGCATTTCAAGATGCTGACCTGCATGTCCCCGCTCCAGTACCAGAAGCATCTGCGCCTGCTGGAAGCGCGGCGCCTGATGATGACCGACGGCGAAAAGGCCGGGAACGCCGCCCTGTCAGTCGGTTACGAGAGCGTGTCCCAATTCAGCCGCGAGTTCGCGCGCATGTTCGGCGACTCCCCGCGTCGGCAAACCCGGGCATCTGAGCCGCGGTCCGCCCGCCCGGGGTCGGAAGATCACGGCGCCGGGATCGGCGCGGCTATGGGCTGA
- a CDS encoding class I SAM-dependent methyltransferase, whose protein sequence is MQWTDGYYTGTEYTSGYYPNLAPDHLRFVCHAAGVRCRIPDRPTYLELGFGRGVSVNIHAAANAGVFWGVDFNPAHVAHAERLAEASGADVVLSEEGFADFCARADLPMFDVIALHGVWSWISEANRQAILGLIRLRLRPGGVAYVSYNAQPGWSALAPVRHLLELGRDRPAGAAAGVDDPGGVERALDFLKDVVGASPKFFAEVKPAANLASGLPKKNRSYLAHEYLNADWHIPYFADVAGAMAEAKLTFVASARVLDRVNDLNLTPEAVALLDRCKPLELREAVRDFMVNQRFRPDVFVKGLVRMTVAEQERFWAGQAFVLASARDEIVLAVSGALGEAVLPAEVYGPVVDALAAEDYRPKTLPEVVAASGLTTLRTMDAVSALTVLVGMEVLRPARVPSAQEAARSRAYNAHVLERAVTGPALKHLAAPVIGGGLACPRPVQLFLRAWLAGDREASALAASTWAVFQTTGDRAVKNDREMVTPEENLEVLTEMAERFIQAILPLYRALGVLD, encoded by the coding sequence ATGCAGTGGACGGACGGCTACTACACCGGCACGGAGTACACCTCCGGCTACTATCCCAACCTCGCGCCGGATCATCTCCGGTTCGTCTGCCACGCGGCGGGCGTCCGCTGCCGCATTCCCGATCGGCCGACCTACCTGGAGCTCGGCTTCGGGCGCGGGGTGTCGGTCAACATCCATGCGGCGGCGAACGCCGGCGTCTTCTGGGGCGTGGACTTCAACCCGGCCCATGTCGCCCATGCCGAACGGCTGGCGGAGGCCTCGGGCGCGGACGTCGTCCTGTCCGAGGAGGGGTTCGCGGACTTCTGCGCTCGGGCGGACCTGCCGATGTTTGATGTTATCGCCCTGCACGGCGTGTGGAGCTGGATCTCCGAGGCCAACCGACAGGCAATCCTGGGTCTGATCCGCCTGCGGCTGCGGCCCGGCGGCGTCGCCTATGTCAGCTACAACGCCCAGCCGGGCTGGTCGGCCCTGGCGCCGGTGCGTCACCTCCTTGAACTCGGGCGAGACCGGCCGGCCGGCGCGGCGGCCGGCGTGGACGATCCCGGCGGCGTCGAACGCGCCCTCGACTTCCTGAAAGACGTGGTCGGGGCGAGCCCCAAATTTTTCGCCGAGGTAAAGCCGGCCGCGAACCTGGCGTCCGGTCTCCCGAAGAAAAATCGCAGCTACCTGGCCCACGAATATCTGAACGCCGACTGGCACATTCCCTATTTCGCCGATGTCGCGGGCGCGATGGCCGAGGCCAAATTGACCTTCGTCGCCTCGGCGCGCGTGCTTGATCGCGTCAACGACCTCAATCTGACGCCCGAGGCGGTCGCCCTTCTTGATCGCTGCAAACCGCTGGAGCTGCGGGAGGCCGTGCGCGACTTCATGGTCAATCAGCGCTTCCGGCCCGATGTCTTTGTGAAGGGCCTGGTCCGCATGACCGTAGCCGAGCAAGAGCGGTTCTGGGCCGGGCAAGCGTTCGTCCTCGCCAGCGCACGCGACGAAATCGTCCTGGCGGTGAGCGGCGCGCTGGGCGAGGCAGTGCTGCCCGCTGAGGTGTACGGGCCGGTCGTCGACGCCTTGGCGGCCGAGGACTACAGGCCCAAGACCTTGCCGGAGGTGGTGGCGGCGAGCGGTCTGACGACCTTGCGGACCATGGACGCGGTTTCGGCTCTCACGGTCCTGGTCGGGATGGAGGTGCTGCGGCCGGCTCGGGTCCCGTCGGCGCAAGAGGCGGCGCGCTCACGGGCCTACAACGCCCATGTCCTGGAGCGGGCGGTGACCGGTCCGGCCCTGAAACATCTGGCGGCGCCCGTGATCGGCGGGGGGCTGGCCTGTCCGAGGCCGGTCCAGCTGTTCCTGCGGGCTTGGCTGGCCGGCGATCGCGAGGCCTCGGCGCTCGCCGCCTCGACCTGGGCGGTGTTCCAGACCACGGGCGATCGGGCCGTGAAGAACGATCGGGAGATGGTCACGCCGGAAGAGAACCTGGAGGTGCTCACCGAGATGGCCGAGCGGTTTATTCAGGCGATCCTGCCGCTCTATCGGGCGCTGGGGGTGCTCGACTGA
- a CDS encoding helix-turn-helix transcriptional regulator — MSDSEGRLGAYLRSRRSALEPVSLGYPVGRRRTPGLRREEVAQRAGISPTWYAWLEQGRGGAPSADALERLATALMLTEAEREHLFLIGLGRAPDVRYRPGEGITPRLQRVLDAMPWSPAIIKTATWDVMAWNRASIALNDYGALPLRERNVLRLIFRDARVRAAQDDWWSVARFVVATFRADAARAGAGVEMTELAEELSRESPEFETLWRGDDVAAPGGGVKRLNPPEVGGIELEFSTFAVSGRPELALVVYNPVGEDDASRLRRLIETRAPGAMLA, encoded by the coding sequence ATGTCAGACTCCGAGGGTCGACTGGGGGCCTATCTGCGCAGCCGCCGTTCGGCCCTGGAGCCGGTCTCGCTCGGCTACCCGGTCGGCCGGCGCCGAACACCCGGTTTGCGGCGGGAGGAGGTGGCGCAGAGGGCGGGCATCAGCCCGACCTGGTATGCTTGGCTTGAGCAGGGGCGCGGCGGGGCGCCGTCGGCGGATGCGCTCGAACGGCTCGCGACCGCCCTGATGCTGACCGAGGCGGAACGTGAGCATCTGTTCCTGATCGGTCTGGGGCGGGCGCCGGATGTCCGCTATCGGCCGGGCGAGGGGATTACGCCGCGACTGCAGCGGGTGCTCGACGCCATGCCCTGGAGTCCCGCCATCATCAAGACGGCGACCTGGGATGTGATGGCTTGGAATCGGGCCTCCATCGCGCTGAACGACTATGGAGCCCTGCCGCTCCGGGAGCGGAATGTCCTGAGGCTGATCTTCCGGGATGCGCGTGTCCGGGCGGCGCAGGACGACTGGTGGAGCGTGGCGCGTTTCGTTGTCGCGACCTTCCGCGCCGATGCGGCCCGCGCCGGCGCGGGCGTCGAGATGACCGAACTGGCCGAGGAGCTGTCCCGCGAGAGTCCCGAGTTCGAGACACTGTGGCGGGGCGACGACGTCGCGGCGCCCGGAGGCGGCGTCAAGCGCCTGAACCCGCCCGAGGTCGGGGGAATCGAGCTGGAGTTTTCTACCTTCGCCGTCAGCGGCCGTCCCGAGCTTGCCCTGGTCGTCTACAATCCCGTGGGGGAAGACGATGCGTCTCGGCTGCGGCGACTGATCGAGACGCGAGCGCCCGGCGCGATGTTGGCGTGA
- a CDS encoding DoxX family protein: MALWTLQAWLAMFFTGAAYAKLTQSQEMLGHLLGWSQGVDLTLVRAVGMIELSLALGVLAPLVAWRGGGVVMAFSAIGLTVLTAFTLALHLSRLEFGFAALNLVLAGGALAVLIGRLRDGRVVR, translated from the coding sequence ATGGCGCTCTGGACCCTGCAGGCCTGGTTGGCGATGTTCTTCACGGGCGCCGCCTACGCCAAGCTGACCCAGTCGCAGGAGATGCTCGGCCATCTGCTCGGCTGGTCGCAGGGGGTTGATCTGACCCTTGTCCGCGCCGTGGGGATGATCGAGCTGTCGTTGGCGCTCGGCGTCCTGGCGCCGCTCGTCGCCTGGCGAGGCGGCGGAGTGGTGATGGCCTTCTCCGCCATCGGCCTGACCGTCCTGACCGCCTTCACCCTTGCCCTGCATCTGTCGCGGCTGGAGTTCGGGTTTGCCGCGCTGAACCTGGTGCTGGCGGGCGGCGCCCTGGCCGTTCTGATCGGGCGTCTGCGCGACGGTCGGGTGGTCCGCTAG
- a CDS encoding AlpA family transcriptional regulator — MEHIASISRSTAWRMERDGAFPRRVRMSPGRVGWWESELTVWKRTRGGPLPPPPLKAPRTPRLPGMARPMPAPAAAPVRTPAPDAPVFQGVAVVPFKARRRGRNPLPRPINSTSDSEGGGL; from the coding sequence GTGGAGCACATCGCCAGCATCAGTCGCTCCACCGCCTGGCGCATGGAGCGTGACGGCGCTTTTCCCCGGCGCGTCCGGATGTCGCCGGGCCGGGTCGGTTGGTGGGAGAGCGAACTGACGGTCTGGAAGCGGACGCGCGGCGGGCCGCTGCCCCCGCCGCCGCTCAAGGCCCCGAGAACGCCGCGCCTGCCGGGCATGGCCCGCCCCATGCCGGCGCCTGCTGCGGCGCCGGTCCGGACCCCGGCCCCGGACGCGCCCGTCTTCCAGGGCGTCGCGGTCGTCCCGTTCAAGGCCCGACGCCGAGGCCGCAATCCTCTGCCCCGACCGATCAATTCGACTTCGGATTCTGAGGGGGGAGGCCTCTGA
- a CDS encoding NAD-dependent epimerase/dehydratase family protein → MTEAGRLEFVAADLLSDAGCAEALAGVDVLFHIASPARPGRVADENELIVPSVDGALRVLRAAPAARVDRVVLTSAFHTVSWGHRRSRQILTEADWTNPEGPGVDAYGQSKTLAERAAWAFMAAEGGANDPDDASGGGDGAGAGAGRLRLQPPHPAYARRRDAGLPGPVHSDRGRPRRGGRPSARHDPSCAASSGALRHASRNASC, encoded by the coding sequence ATGACCGAGGCCGGACGGCTTGAGTTCGTCGCCGCGGATCTTCTGAGCGACGCGGGTTGCGCCGAGGCGCTCGCCGGCGTGGACGTCCTCTTCCACATCGCATCCCCGGCGCGGCCGGGACGCGTCGCCGATGAGAATGAACTGATCGTCCCCTCGGTCGACGGCGCCTTGCGCGTTCTCAGGGCGGCCCCGGCGGCGCGGGTCGACCGCGTCGTCCTCACCTCCGCCTTCCATACGGTGAGCTGGGGTCACCGGCGCAGCCGTCAGATCTTGACCGAGGCCGACTGGACCAATCCCGAGGGGCCGGGCGTCGACGCCTACGGCCAGAGCAAGACCCTCGCGGAGCGCGCCGCCTGGGCCTTCATGGCGGCCGAGGGCGGGGCGAATGACCCTGACGATGCTTCCGGTGGCGGTGATGGGGCCGGTGCCGGGGCAGGCCGTCTCCGGCTCCAACCACCTCATCCGGCATATGCTCGACGGCGAGATGCCGGCCTTCCCGGACCTGTACATTCCGATCGTGGACGTCCGCGACGTGGCGGCCGCCCATCTGCTCGGCATGACCCCTCCTGCGCCGCGAGCTCGGGGGCGCTGCGGCACGCGTCCCGGAATGCATCCTGCTGA
- a CDS encoding SDR family oxidoreductase has protein sequence MSDTSRRSLLALAAAVAPTLAMADAAKAQTAAASGGVQPRAGAGRAAIVTGSSRGIGAATARRLARDGFAVTVNYLTNAELAARVVRDIEAAGGRAIARQADVADPAAVRALFDANEQAFGGVDVVISNAAIMNTAPFAQFEDEAFDRMIATNVKGSFNVLREAARRTRDGGRIVTLASTSIKAKRATHGGYAATKAVQEIYAGVLSKELAGRRISVNALAPGPTNTSLLDVPPPLRAQAAQMTPYGRIGEPEDVANAIAALCSTDAEWINGQIVYANGGFL, from the coding sequence ATGTCCGACACCTCCCGCCGATCCCTCCTGGCCCTTGCCGCCGCAGTCGCACCCACCCTCGCCATGGCCGACGCCGCCAAGGCCCAGACCGCGGCCGCCTCCGGCGGCGTCCAGCCCCGGGCCGGAGCCGGCCGCGCCGCCATCGTCACCGGCTCGTCCCGCGGCATCGGCGCCGCCACCGCAAGGCGACTGGCGCGCGACGGCTTTGCGGTCACAGTCAACTATCTGACCAACGCCGAGCTCGCCGCCCGGGTCGTGCGCGACATCGAGGCGGCCGGCGGGCGCGCCATCGCCCGTCAGGCCGATGTCGCCGACCCGGCCGCCGTCCGCGCCCTGTTCGACGCCAACGAGCAGGCCTTCGGCGGCGTGGACGTCGTCATCAGCAACGCGGCCATCATGAACACCGCGCCCTTCGCCCAGTTCGAGGACGAGGCTTTCGACCGCATGATCGCCACCAATGTGAAGGGCAGCTTCAACGTCCTGCGGGAAGCCGCCCGCCGCACCCGGGACGGCGGACGTATCGTCACCCTGGCTTCCACCTCCATCAAGGCCAAGCGGGCCACCCACGGAGGCTACGCCGCCACCAAGGCCGTTCAGGAGATCTATGCGGGCGTCCTGTCCAAGGAGCTCGCGGGGCGCCGCATCTCGGTCAACGCCCTGGCCCCGGGACCGACCAATACGAGCCTGCTCGACGTGCCGCCGCCCCTGCGCGCCCAAGCCGCCCAGATGACGCCCTATGGCCGCATCGGCGAGCCGGAGGATGTCGCCAACGCCATCGCCGCGCTCTGCTCGACGGACGCCGAATGGATCAACGGCCAGATCGTCTACGCCAACGGCGGCTTTCTCTAG
- a CDS encoding SDR family oxidoreductase, translated as MHATILITGGSSGIGLELARQLLARDNTVIIVGRRPESLEAAQARLPDLHIAVCDVSRPAAVAELFDELAPAFPALNVLVNCAGGMQRLDLLADRGSPELTAEIDVNLKGAMWMVARFLPLLKTQPQAAIVNVTSGLAYVPLAAAPIHSASKAGFHAYTRALRAQLAESAVQVFEIAPPPTDTPLRDRFPIGRGRVLSAEAVARAAIAGIERGVWEAAVGRAGLLRLWSRIAPQLAFARLNDAAGARKAAARIGGRRAGRRPPSVPPRPGGVDRQSPPPSGGLGVAAT; from the coding sequence ATGCACGCGACCATCCTGATCACCGGGGGATCCTCCGGAATCGGTCTGGAACTCGCACGACAGCTCCTGGCGCGCGACAACACGGTGATCATCGTCGGACGCCGGCCGGAATCCTTGGAGGCTGCGCAGGCGAGGTTACCCGACCTGCACATAGCGGTCTGCGATGTGAGCCGCCCGGCGGCCGTGGCCGAACTCTTCGATGAACTGGCCCCCGCCTTTCCGGCGCTGAACGTTCTCGTCAACTGTGCGGGCGGGATGCAAAGGCTGGACTTGCTGGCGGATCGAGGTTCGCCCGAGCTGACCGCCGAGATCGACGTCAATCTGAAGGGGGCGATGTGGATGGTCGCCCGGTTCCTCCCGTTGCTGAAGACCCAGCCGCAGGCCGCGATCGTCAATGTGACCTCCGGCCTCGCCTATGTGCCGCTGGCGGCGGCACCGATTCACAGCGCCAGCAAGGCCGGCTTCCACGCCTACACCCGCGCGCTACGCGCGCAACTGGCGGAGTCCGCGGTTCAGGTGTTCGAGATCGCGCCGCCCCCCACAGATACGCCGCTGCGCGACCGCTTCCCCATCGGCCGCGGTCGGGTCCTTTCCGCCGAGGCGGTGGCGCGGGCCGCAATCGCCGGGATTGAACGCGGCGTATGGGAGGCAGCGGTCGGCCGTGCGGGCCTCCTGCGACTTTGGAGTCGGATTGCGCCGCAATTGGCCTTCGCCCGCCTCAATGACGCGGCCGGGGCGAGAAAGGCGGCCGCGCGGATCGGCGGACGGCGAGCTGGTCGGCGCCCGCCGTCCGTCCCGCCGAGACCTGGCGGCGTCGATCGCCAAAGTCCACCCCCGTCAGGCGGTCTGGGCGTCGCTGCGACATGA
- a CDS encoding MFS transporter → MIRSFPYVQGWRLAALLAVLLLINALSQIDRILPFILAEAIKTDLNLTDTQIGLLTGAAFAICYTLLSLPLARAADRGSPRRVLLVCLIVWSAMTAFGGLAGSFVFLALTRFGVAVGEAGALPSGHGLIGRLVSPERRGLAIGLFSMGIPLGTMVGFAAGGAIADGLGWRTALIAFGAAGGLAAALALLVIPPTPAQPRGPADAQPFLASAVRLATSSGFRWLMIASLALGFGSAPFYAFSAPFLIRTHDFTAGQVGLAFGLLQGLTGVAGTLLGGRAFDRARAGTGHVLRIPAVGLLIAAPAIGAGLFAPQGWMSIALFVPAMFAFAFLLPAAFSAAHLVAGPGRQALASSLVMIASGLLGPAVGPVLVGLISDGVSSAGLANSLGVGLLIVPVGVILTGLACLVADRRIPAVCARALWPSESSPAQLRKQP, encoded by the coding sequence ATGATCCGTTCGTTCCCCTACGTTCAGGGGTGGCGTCTCGCCGCCCTTCTCGCCGTCCTTCTCCTCATCAACGCCCTGAGCCAGATTGACCGCATCCTCCCCTTCATCCTGGCGGAGGCGATCAAGACCGACCTCAACCTGACCGATACCCAGATCGGCCTGCTGACCGGCGCCGCCTTCGCCATCTGCTACACCCTGCTGTCCCTCCCGCTCGCGCGGGCCGCAGACCGGGGGTCCCCCCGGCGGGTGCTTCTGGTCTGTCTCATCGTATGGAGCGCCATGACCGCGTTCGGCGGTCTGGCGGGGAGCTTCGTGTTTCTCGCCCTGACGCGTTTCGGCGTCGCCGTGGGCGAGGCCGGCGCCCTGCCTTCGGGGCACGGTCTGATCGGCCGCCTGGTGTCTCCTGAACGCCGTGGCCTGGCCATCGGCCTCTTCTCCATGGGCATTCCGCTCGGCACCATGGTCGGCTTCGCCGCCGGCGGCGCGATCGCCGACGGCCTCGGCTGGCGGACGGCTCTGATCGCCTTCGGCGCCGCCGGCGGCCTGGCCGCGGCGCTCGCTCTGTTGGTGATCCCCCCGACCCCGGCCCAACCCCGCGGACCGGCGGACGCCCAGCCCTTCCTGGCCTCGGCGGTCCGGCTCGCCACCTCCTCCGGCTTCCGCTGGCTCATGATCGCCAGCCTCGCCCTGGGTTTCGGCAGCGCGCCCTTCTACGCCTTCTCCGCCCCCTTCCTGATCCGGACGCACGACTTCACCGCCGGACAGGTGGGGCTCGCCTTCGGCCTGCTGCAAGGATTGACCGGGGTGGCCGGGACCCTGCTCGGCGGCCGCGCCTTCGACCGCGCCCGGGCGGGGACCGGCCATGTGCTCCGTATACCGGCCGTCGGCCTTCTGATCGCCGCGCCCGCCATAGGCGCCGGCCTGTTCGCCCCGCAGGGATGGATGTCCATCGCCCTGTTCGTCCCGGCCATGTTCGCCTTCGCCTTCCTGCTGCCCGCCGCCTTCAGCGCGGCGCACCTGGTCGCCGGACCGGGCCGCCAAGCGCTCGCCTCCAGTCTGGTGATGATCGCCTCCGGCCTTCTGGGCCCGGCTGTGGGACCCGTACTGGTCGGCCTGATCAGCGACGGCGTGTCTTCCGCAGGGTTGGCCAACAGCCTCGGCGTCGGACTGCTGATCGTGCCGGTCGGCGTCATCCTCACCGGCCTGGCCTGCCTGGTCGCGGACCGCCGGATCCCCGCGGTCTGCGCGAGGGCGTTGTGGCCGTCTGAATCATCCCCCGCTCAACTGAGGAAACAGCCATGA
- a CDS encoding AraC family transcriptional regulator, whose amino-acid sequence MNSELNAVITRILDAHIGPDGFYATPVPGLTLMRSTLALPPQHMQYRPKICFVTQGAKSIMVADRTVTYGAGQTLVVTVEVPVLSQIVEATPNHPFTGATLELDPEIILDVVTRLEPMSHLQGPAGFGLVVNDLDAQMTGSLLRLLDLIRQPQAVEILYPAIMREISYWLLIGPAGRNVARMVLPEGQPLRIAAAIVYMRENFDVPMSVAELAGKAGMSPSTFHQHFKALTSMSPLQYQKQLRLLEARRLMVTEGVKAGVAAVSVGYESVSQFSREYARMFGAPPRREAQHAKADPARFAALLDGGSTAIH is encoded by the coding sequence ATGAACAGCGAGTTGAACGCCGTCATCACACGGATACTGGACGCCCACATCGGCCCCGACGGCTTCTATGCGACCCCGGTTCCCGGCCTGACGCTCATGCGCTCCACCCTTGCCCTGCCGCCCCAGCACATGCAGTACCGGCCGAAGATCTGCTTCGTCACCCAGGGCGCCAAATCCATCATGGTCGCGGACCGCACCGTGACCTACGGAGCCGGGCAGACGCTGGTGGTGACCGTCGAGGTGCCGGTCCTCAGCCAGATCGTGGAGGCGACCCCGAACCACCCCTTCACCGGCGCCACGCTTGAACTGGACCCGGAGATCATTCTCGACGTCGTCACCCGGCTTGAGCCCATGAGCCATCTGCAGGGCCCGGCCGGCTTCGGCCTGGTGGTCAACGACCTCGACGCCCAGATGACAGGCTCGCTGCTGCGCCTGCTGGATCTGATCCGCCAGCCCCAGGCCGTGGAGATTCTCTATCCGGCGATCATGCGCGAGATATCCTACTGGCTGCTGATCGGGCCGGCCGGACGCAATGTGGCTCGAATGGTGCTGCCGGAAGGCCAGCCGCTCCGCATCGCCGCGGCGATCGTCTACATGCGCGAGAATTTCGACGTGCCGATGAGCGTGGCCGAACTGGCCGGCAAGGCCGGCATGAGCCCCTCAACCTTCCACCAGCATTTCAAGGCCCTGACCTCGATGTCGCCGCTTCAGTACCAGAAGCAGCTCCGACTTCTCGAAGCCCGACGCCTGATGGTCACCGAGGGGGTCAAGGCGGGGGTTGCGGCCGTGTCCGTCGGCTACGAGAGCGTGTCCCAATTCAGCCGGGAATATGCGCGCATGTTCGGCGCGCCGCCGCGCCGGGAGGCCCAGCACGCCAAGGCCGACCCCGCCCGGTTCGCCGCCCTTCTGGACGGCGGCTCGACCGCCATTCACTGA